Proteins encoded within one genomic window of Camarhynchus parvulus chromosome 14, STF_HiC, whole genome shotgun sequence:
- the KDM8 gene encoding bifunctional peptidase and arginyl-hydroxylase JMJD5: MAATGSAEGASDSPALWAEVRALLPRAEEGLTLALSGEVEDCVLPLLRRARALLYGAAGRPGAATAAALERLSDVLRDYSWEKLNAGPWREVGKGWRQVYAYGCLFGALAEVAAGRPLARAVRLCDLGLLMGASVLDNVLARLVRTLQPHLPRAAPRDGARAQSVRPEPPPPSAVQPEEVIPHLRCPSLEYFRDNYLVPQRPVVLEGVMDHWPCMKKWSVDYFCQVAGCRTVPVELGARYTDEEWSQQLMTVSDFISQYVVDENNVGYLAQHQLFDQIPELKEDISIPDYCCLGEGEEDDITINAWFGPGGTISPLHQDPQQNFLAQVFGRKYIRLYSPQDSENLYPHESQILHNTSQVDVEDPDLVKFPNFTKAAFQSCILMPGQILFIPVKYWHYVRSLELSFSVSFWWS; this comes from the exons ATGGCGGCGACCGGCAGCGCGGAGGGCGCGAGCGACAGCCCCGCGCTGTGGGCCGAGGTGCGGGCGCTGCTGCCCCGCGCCGAGGAGGGGCTGACCTTGGCGCTGAGCGGCGAGGTGGAGGACTGCGTCCTGCCCCTGCTGCGGCGGGCCCGCGCGCTGCTCTACGGCGCGGCgggccggcccggggcggcAACGGCCGCGGCGCTGGAGCGCCTCAGCGACGTCCTGCGTGACTACTCCTGGGAGAAGCTGAACGCGGGGCCATGGAGGGAGGTCGGCAAGGGCTGGCGCCAGGTCTACGCCTACGGCTGCCTCTTCGGGGCGCTGGCCGAGGTGGCCGCGGGCCGCCCGCTCGCGCGCGCCGTGCGGCTCTGCGACCTGGGGCTGCTCATGGGCGCCTCCGTCCTGGACAACGTCCTGGCGCGCCTGGTGCGCACGCTGCAGCCGCACCTGCCCCGCGCGGCGCCGCGCGACGGAGCCCGCGCCCAG AGCGTccggccggagccgccgccgccctccgCCGTGCAGCCGGAGGAGGTGATTCCGCACCTTCGCTGTCCTTCGCTGGAGTACTTCAGAGACAACTACCTCGTTCCCCAGCGGCCCGTGGTCCTGGAGGGCGTCATGGATCACTGGCCGTGTATGAAGAAGTGGAG tgtgGACTATTTCTGTCAAGTCGCAGGCTGCCGCACAGTCCCTGTGGAGTTGGGTGCTCGGTATACAGATGAGGAATGGTCTCAGCAGCTCATGACTGTCAGTGACTTCATCAGCCAGTATGTCGTGGATGAG AACAATGTAGGATACCTTGCCCAGCACCAGCTTTTTGATCAG ATCCCAGAACTGAAAGAAGATATCAGTATCCCTGACTACTGCTGcctgggggaaggggaagaagatgACATCACCATTAATGCCTGGTTTGGTCCAGGAGGCACAATCTCACCTCTTCATCAGGATCCCCAGCAAAATTTTTTAGCCCAG GTATTTGGAAGAAAGTATATCCGTCTCTATTCACCACAAGATTCAGAAAACCTGTACCCCCATGAAAGCCAAATTCTTCACAACACTAGTCAG GTTGATGTGGAAGATCCAGACTTGGTCAAGTTTCCAAATTTCACAAAGGCTGCATTTCAGTCCTGCATTCTGATGCCTGGACAGATTCTGTTTATTCCAGTTAAATATTGGCACTATGTGCGATCGCTTGAACTCAGCTTCTCTGTTAGTTTCTGGTGGTCATAG